In Panicum virgatum strain AP13 chromosome 4N, P.virgatum_v5, whole genome shotgun sequence, a single window of DNA contains:
- the LOC120670125 gene encoding probable transcription factor GLK1, whose amino-acid sequence MLAVSSPVSCAHMEECRGGAGVEMEEIGHGPVSDDLDFDFTVDEIDFGDFFLRLEDGDALPDLEVDPGEIFTDFEAIATGSDGVMDQEVPSVQLLADAVQLDAADPCSSVLCEESTTRVDVEEEKGEYSNHAEEVVTGNNGDFGGGGGTVMAEEKSPSSTTSSSQEAESRHKSTSKHSSQGKKKAKVDWTPELHRRFVQAVEQLGIDKAVPSRILEIMGIDSLTRHNIASHLQKYRSHRKHMLAREAEAASWTQRRQMYAAGGAPAAAKRPDYSNAWTVPTIGFPPPPPPPPPHPMQHFGRPLHVWGHPTPGVESPRVPMWPRHLVPRAPTTPWAPPPSDPAFWHHPYMRGPTHMPGQVAPCVAVPMPAARFPAPPVRGVLPCPPPMYRPLVPPELGSKSPQDTQLQLQIQPSSESIDAAIGDVLSKPWLPLPLGLKPPSVDSVMVELQRQGVADVPPACG is encoded by the exons ATGCTTGCAGTGTCGTCGCCGGTGAGTTGTGCCCATATGGAAGAGTGCCGTGGAGGCGCCGGCGTGGAGATGGAGGAGATTGGCCATGGGCCGGTGTCGGACGACCTGGATTTCGATTTCACGGTCGATGAGATAGACTTCGGGGACTTCTTCCTCAGACTAGAAGATGGAGATGCGCTGCCGGACCTTGAAGTCGATCCTGGCGAGATCTTCACCGACTTCGAGGCAATCGCCACCGGCAGCGATGGTGTCATGGACCAGGAGGTGCCCAGTGTCCAGCTCTTAGCAGATGCGGTGCAGTTAGATGCCGCGGATCCATGCAGTAGTGTTCTTTGCGAAGAGAGTACGACCCGCGTCGATGtggaagaagagaaaggagaGTACTCCAACCATGCTGAGGAGGTGGTAACCGGGAATAATGGTGATTTtgggggcggcggtggaacCGTCATGGCTGAGGAGAAGTCGCCGTCTTCCACGACATCGTCATCGCAGGAGGCTGAGAGCCGGCACAAGTCTACCAGCAAGCACTCGTCACAAGGGAAGAAGAAAGCAAAG GTGGATTGGACGCCGGAACTCCACCGGAGATTTGTTCAAGCGGTAGAGCAGCTGGGCATTGACAAGGCAGTGCCGTCCAGGATACTCGAGATCATGGGGATCGACTCCCTCACGCGGCATAATATAGCGAGTCATTTGCAG AAGTACCGGTCTCACAGGAAGCACATGCTAGCAAGGGAGGCGGAGGCAGCGAGCTGGACCCAGCGGCGGCAGATGTACGCTGCCGGGGGAGCCCCTGCCGCCGCGAAGAGACCCGATTATTCCAACGCATGGACTGTGCCAACCATCGGcttccctcctcctccaccacctcctcctcctcatccgatGCAGCACTTCGGAAGACCGTTGCACGTGTGGGGCCACCCAACCCCTGGGGTGGAGTCGCCCCGCGTGCCAATGTGGCCACGGCACCTCGTCCCGCGCGCCCCGACGACGCCGTGGGCTCCTCCGCCGTCTGACCCGGCGTTCTGGCACCACCCTTACATGAGG GGACCTACACATATGCCGGGCCAAGTGGCTCCCTGCGTGGCAGTGCCAATGCCAGCCGCG CGATTTCCTGCTCCACCGGTGAGGGGTGTTTTGCCGTGTCCACCTCCAATGTACAGACCTCTCGTTCCTCCAGAACTAGGCAGCAAGAGTCCGCAAGATACGCAGCTCCAGCTACAGATACAGCCA TCAAGTGAGAGCATAGATGCAGCGATCGGTGATGTTTTATCGAAACCATGGCTGCCACTGCCCCTTGGCCTGAAGCCGCCTTCAGTAGACAGTGTCATGGTCGAGTTGCAGAGGCAAGGTGTAGCAGATGTTCCTCCAGCTTGTGGATGA